A window from Thiomonas sp. FB-Cd encodes these proteins:
- a CDS encoding helix-turn-helix transcriptional regulator — MEKISATSIFESLSSGVRLDVYRLLVKKGPEGLVAGEIAITLDVPPTNLSFHLKALTQARLLTVEQEGRYLRYRANIPLMLDLIAYLTEECCSGRPGQCPGLSSASTYCDTALPTASPTLVET, encoded by the coding sequence ATGGAAAAAATATCCGCAACTTCAATCTTCGAATCGCTCTCGTCAGGTGTGCGGTTGGACGTGTATCGGCTGCTTGTCAAAAAGGGGCCTGAGGGCTTGGTGGCTGGCGAGATCGCGATCACCCTTGACGTGCCGCCGACCAACCTCTCCTTCCATTTGAAGGCCCTGACCCAGGCCCGCCTTCTCACTGTGGAACAGGAGGGGCGCTACCTGCGCTATCGGGCGAACATTCCATTGATGCTGGATCTGATCGCCTATCTCACCGAGGAGTGCTGCTCCGGGCGCCCGGGGCAATGTCCGGGCTTGAGCAGCGCTTCAACCTACTGCGACACGGCACTGCCGACAGCTTCGCCAACCCTAGTCGAAACCTGA
- a CDS encoding IS630-like element ISCARN25 family transposase, whose translation MEATDMRSLSRDARHERRVQVIRLRKAGRTYDEIAAQTGLSRTGVFDICKRHEAAGAKALRDAPSGRKSGDGRLLDAAQEATVRKLITDKTPDPLKMPYALWTRTAVAQLIEQRFGIRLAVRTMGLYLARWGFTPQKPMKKAYEQSPAAVKKWLEEDYPVIAAKAKSEGAEIHWGDESGLRSDDVRGRGFAPKGQTPVIRVNNKRHGLSVISTVTNKGQMRWRIFDGALNTDILIDFLRRLIKRASKKLFLILDNLRVHHAKPVKAWLAEHADAIEVFYLPSYSPELNPDEMANADIKQAVTTLAPARTKLQLVKATARHLRSVQRQPERIRKYFEHGPVRYAA comes from the coding sequence ATGGAAGCAACTGACATGAGATCGCTGTCGCGCGACGCGCGACACGAGAGACGCGTGCAGGTCATCCGCCTACGCAAAGCGGGCCGGACCTACGACGAGATTGCGGCGCAGACTGGGTTGAGCCGCACCGGTGTGTTCGACATCTGCAAGCGCCACGAAGCGGCGGGCGCGAAGGCCTTGCGCGACGCACCCAGTGGGCGCAAGAGCGGCGATGGCCGGCTGCTGGACGCGGCACAGGAGGCGACGGTGCGCAAGCTCATCACCGACAAGACGCCTGACCCGTTGAAGATGCCCTACGCGCTGTGGACCCGCACGGCGGTCGCGCAGCTCATCGAGCAGCGCTTTGGCATCCGGTTGGCGGTGCGCACGATGGGCCTGTACCTGGCGCGCTGGGGCTTCACGCCGCAAAAGCCGATGAAAAAGGCGTACGAGCAGTCGCCCGCGGCGGTCAAGAAGTGGCTCGAGGAGGACTACCCGGTCATCGCCGCGAAGGCCAAGTCCGAAGGTGCGGAGATTCACTGGGGCGACGAGAGCGGGCTGCGCAGCGACGACGTACGGGGTCGCGGCTTCGCGCCCAAGGGGCAAACGCCGGTGATCCGCGTCAACAACAAGCGCCACGGCCTGTCGGTGATCTCCACCGTGACCAACAAGGGGCAGATGCGCTGGCGCATTTTCGACGGCGCGCTCAACACGGACATCCTGATCGACTTCCTGCGCCGGCTGATCAAAAGGGCGAGCAAGAAGTTGTTCCTGATCCTGGACAACCTGCGGGTGCATCACGCCAAGCCCGTGAAAGCTTGGCTGGCCGAGCACGCCGATGCGATCGAGGTGTTCTACCTGCCCAGCTACAGCCCCGAACTCAACCCCGACGAGATGGCCAACGCCGACATCAAGCAAGCGGTGACGACTCTGGCCCCGGCGCGCACGAAGCTGCAACTGGTCAAGGCCACCGCACGCCACCTGCGCAGCGTGCAACGTCAGCCTGAGCGGATTCGCAAATACTTCGAACATGGACCGGTTCGTTATGCGGCTTGA
- the glmS gene encoding glutamine--fructose-6-phosphate transaminase (isomerizing), which produces MCGIVGASARHNIVPTLLEGLQRLEYRGYDSCGLAVLQDGSIRRMRTTQRVADLRVQAGGLDAATGICHTRWATHGAPATHNAHPMISRDQVALVHNGIVENHEALRAELLEAGYRFESQTDTEVIAHLVHSLYSGDLLRAVRLATGRLRGAYAIAVVHTAEPLVVVGARAGSPLVLGQGDDGYYLASDALALAGAAQRVAYLEEGDVVRISPDAAAVVDVRQESVERAWHPVEAYSGATELGPYRHYMQKEIFEQPRAVADTLDGIASIGPELFGDTAGMLGSARRVLILACGTSHYAGSVARHWIEALARIPVDVEVASEYRTRDSVPDPDTLVVGVSQSGETADTLSALRHARDLGMLRQLAICNVAGSAMMREASLRFLTHAGVEIGVASTKAFTTQLVALFLLALTLAKQRGRLAAQTEHEYLQALRHLPAALQAALATEPQIMAWAEAFTRKNNALFLGRGMHFPIAEEGALKLKEISYIHAEAYPAGELKHGPLALVTDEMPVVTVAPNDALLDKLKSNLQEVRARGGELYVLTDAGTRIDSSEGVHAIRLPEHYGLLSPIVHVVPLQLLAYHTAVARGTDVDKPRNLAKSVTVE; this is translated from the coding sequence ATGTGCGGAATCGTCGGCGCTAGCGCCCGTCACAACATCGTGCCCACGCTTCTTGAGGGCCTGCAGCGCTTGGAGTACCGCGGCTATGACTCGTGTGGACTGGCAGTCTTGCAGGACGGCTCCATCCGGCGCATGCGGACAACCCAGCGCGTGGCTGATCTTCGCGTCCAAGCCGGCGGGCTGGACGCAGCGACCGGGATCTGTCACACCCGCTGGGCGACCCACGGCGCGCCGGCCACGCACAACGCCCACCCCATGATCTCGCGTGACCAGGTTGCGTTGGTGCATAACGGCATCGTCGAGAACCACGAAGCGTTGCGCGCCGAATTGCTCGAGGCAGGCTACAGGTTTGAAAGCCAGACCGATACCGAGGTCATCGCCCATCTCGTCCACAGCTTGTACAGCGGGGATCTCTTGCGCGCTGTGCGCTTGGCCACCGGACGGTTGCGGGGTGCCTATGCGATCGCGGTGGTGCATACGGCTGAACCGCTGGTCGTCGTCGGTGCACGAGCCGGAAGCCCGCTGGTGTTGGGGCAAGGCGACGATGGTTATTACCTGGCATCCGACGCCTTGGCGCTTGCCGGAGCTGCGCAGCGCGTGGCTTATCTCGAAGAAGGCGACGTGGTGCGCATAAGCCCCGATGCGGCGGCCGTGGTCGACGTTCGACAGGAATCCGTGGAGCGTGCCTGGCACCCGGTGGAGGCCTATAGCGGCGCCACCGAGCTGGGCCCTTACCGGCACTACATGCAAAAGGAGATCTTCGAGCAGCCGCGCGCGGTGGCTGACACGCTGGACGGGATTGCCTCCATCGGTCCTGAGTTGTTCGGTGACACTGCAGGGATGCTCGGCAGCGCACGCCGGGTTCTGATCCTGGCCTGCGGCACAAGCCACTACGCAGGCAGCGTGGCGCGGCACTGGATCGAGGCGTTGGCTCGCATCCCGGTTGATGTGGAAGTGGCGAGCGAATACCGCACCCGCGACAGTGTGCCGGACCCCGACACCTTGGTGGTCGGAGTGTCGCAGTCAGGTGAGACGGCCGACACGCTGTCGGCATTGCGCCATGCCCGCGATTTGGGCATGCTGCGACAACTCGCGATTTGCAACGTTGCTGGATCCGCGATGATGCGTGAAGCTTCGCTTCGCTTTCTTACCCATGCGGGCGTGGAAATTGGCGTCGCCTCGACGAAGGCGTTTACCACCCAGTTGGTTGCTCTATTTTTGCTGGCTCTGACCTTGGCCAAGCAGCGCGGTCGACTTGCCGCTCAAACGGAGCACGAATATTTGCAGGCGCTGCGCCATCTGCCCGCTGCGCTGCAGGCGGCGCTGGCCACCGAGCCACAGATCATGGCGTGGGCCGAGGCCTTCACGCGCAAGAACAACGCGCTATTCCTTGGCCGCGGTATGCACTTCCCGATTGCCGAGGAGGGTGCGCTCAAGCTCAAGGAGATTTCCTACATTCATGCGGAGGCGTATCCCGCAGGTGAACTCAAGCACGGCCCGCTGGCCTTGGTCACGGATGAAATGCCGGTTGTGACCGTGGCGCCGAACGATGCACTTCTTGACAAGCTGAAGAGCAATTTGCAGGAAGTGCGGGCGCGGGGCGGCGAGCTCTATGTCTTGACCGACGCGGGCACCCGAATCGACAGCAGTGAAGGTGTGCATGCCATTCGTTTGCCAGAGCACTACGGATTGCTTTCCCCGATCGTGCATGTCGTGCCCCTCCAGTTGCTCGCCTATCACACTGCCGTAGCGCGCGGCACGGATGTCGATAAGCCAAGAAATCTCGCGAAGAGTGTCACGGTGGAGTGA
- the glmU gene encoding bifunctional UDP-N-acetylglucosamine diphosphorylase/glucosamine-1-phosphate N-acetyltransferase GlmU produces MLDPIPNHSASPHPLQVVVLAAGKGTRMRSAHPKVLQPLAGRPLLAHVLHTASALAAQRAIIVVGHGAEKVRAQFAPAGVDFVVQAPQLGTGHAVLQAAPLLDDTAVVLVLYGDVPLVRPATLAPLLDIAASGHLALLTVTLNDPTGYGRIMRDAAGVVQRIVEHKDAGPAERAVREVNTGIVAAPAGLLKRWVAGLRNDNAQGEYYLTDIVALARAEGVPVQAVACADPHETLGVNDRAQLAQLERIVQGRQAQALLAEGVTLADPARIDIRGELRCGQDVLIDVGCVFEGRVELADGVHVGPHCVLRDCSVGEGGRVEAFSHIDGARCGPGVRIGPYARLRPGTELAEHVHVGNFTEIKNSHIGPASKANHLSYVGDASVGARVNIGAGTITCNYDGVNKHRTIIEDDVFIGSDTQLVAPVRVGQGATLGAGTTLTTDAPPNQLTLSRARQATVPGWARPVKQDKQGS; encoded by the coding sequence ATGCTCGATCCGATTCCCAATCACAGCGCATCGCCCCATCCTCTGCAGGTCGTTGTGCTCGCCGCAGGCAAGGGCACGCGCATGCGCTCAGCGCATCCCAAAGTCTTGCAGCCGCTGGCGGGCAGGCCGTTGCTGGCGCACGTGCTGCATACGGCAAGTGCGCTTGCAGCGCAGCGCGCCATCATCGTCGTCGGCCACGGGGCCGAGAAGGTGCGCGCGCAATTTGCCCCAGCCGGGGTCGATTTTGTCGTGCAAGCCCCGCAGCTGGGTACGGGTCACGCCGTGCTGCAGGCCGCGCCGTTGCTTGATGACACAGCGGTCGTTCTGGTGCTTTACGGGGACGTGCCGCTGGTGCGGCCTGCAACGCTTGCACCGTTGCTCGATATCGCCGCAAGCGGGCATCTCGCTTTGCTGACCGTCACCCTCAACGATCCCACGGGCTATGGTCGCATCATGCGTGATGCAGCCGGTGTGGTGCAGCGCATCGTTGAGCATAAGGATGCAGGCCCTGCCGAGCGCGCCGTCCGCGAGGTCAATACCGGGATCGTGGCGGCGCCGGCCGGTCTGCTCAAGCGTTGGGTTGCGGGCTTGCGCAACGACAATGCACAGGGTGAGTACTACCTCACGGACATCGTTGCGCTGGCGCGGGCCGAGGGCGTGCCGGTGCAGGCCGTGGCGTGCGCCGATCCCCACGAGACCCTGGGGGTGAACGATCGCGCCCAACTCGCCCAGCTCGAACGCATCGTGCAAGGCAGGCAGGCCCAGGCGCTGTTGGCCGAAGGCGTGACGCTGGCCGATCCGGCGCGGATCGACATTCGTGGCGAATTGCGCTGCGGTCAGGACGTGCTGATCGACGTCGGCTGCGTGTTTGAGGGGCGTGTGGAGCTTGCAGACGGGGTGCATGTCGGCCCGCATTGTGTGCTGCGCGACTGCAGCGTGGGCGAGGGTGGGCGCGTGGAGGCCTTCTCACACATCGACGGTGCGCGGTGTGGGCCCGGCGTGCGCATCGGGCCCTATGCGAGACTGCGCCCGGGAACCGAGTTGGCCGAGCACGTGCATGTGGGCAACTTCACCGAGATCAAAAACAGCCATATCGGACCTGCCAGCAAGGCCAATCATTTGAGCTATGTGGGCGACGCCAGCGTGGGTGCGCGCGTGAACATCGGGGCGGGCACGATTACCTGCAATTACGATGGTGTGAACAAGCATCGCACCATCATCGAGGACGACGTCTTCATTGGATCGGACACGCAGCTCGTCGCTCCGGTCCGCGTTGGTCAGGGCGCAACCCTCGGCGCTGGCACGACCCTCACCACGGATGCACCGCCCAACCAGCTCACGCTTTCACGCGCGAGGCAGGCCACCGTTCCGGGATGGGCGCGGCCCGTGAAACAAGACAAACAAGGAAGCTGA
- a CDS encoding chloride channel protein translates to MGTPASENPSAYGALRKRAWMRLAKTRSRRLFLQFGLPWGGALLVGLVAVLYARWSNDAYELFLGWIAGRPWLAFLITPAFTVLAVFLTRRWFSGSEGSGIPQVIAALHAPPDETLMHRLFGLRVIAGKLVVSLLGFLGGMTIGREGPTVHIGAAIMAETRRFYPHRNPRLERQLLLAGAAAGLSAAFNTPLAGIIFAIEELARDFESRTNGTMITAVVFSGLTSLALAGNYLYFGQLNVPQNFHLAFVLPVVLTAIACGLLGAAFNWALLRWEIWMPRPLQAWRANKPLLYALVIGLAIAALGVGTGGQTWGSGYDQARHLLDGAAPLSEGYAITKWAAMVVSYMAGIPGGLFSPSLSIGAGLAQWIHAAFAWAPMPALIALCMTGYLAAVTQSPLTAFVIVMEMTNGTGMVIPMMATALLASRIANLFTPPLYEALAEKNYFPKLPTPPTPPTPSHP, encoded by the coding sequence ATGGGAACGCCTGCGAGTGAAAACCCGAGCGCCTACGGCGCATTGCGCAAGCGCGCGTGGATGCGTCTGGCCAAGACGCGATCGCGGCGGCTGTTCCTGCAGTTTGGTCTGCCGTGGGGCGGCGCGCTGCTGGTGGGGCTGGTGGCGGTGCTGTATGCGCGCTGGAGCAACGACGCCTACGAGCTCTTCCTGGGCTGGATCGCCGGGCGGCCCTGGCTGGCCTTCCTCATCACGCCCGCCTTCACCGTGCTGGCCGTGTTCCTCACCCGCCGCTGGTTCTCCGGCAGCGAAGGCAGCGGCATCCCGCAGGTCATCGCCGCCCTGCATGCCCCGCCCGACGAGACCCTCATGCACCGCCTGTTCGGCCTGCGCGTCATCGCCGGCAAGCTCGTCGTCTCGCTGCTCGGCTTCCTGGGCGGCATGACCATTGGCCGCGAAGGCCCCACGGTGCACATCGGCGCAGCCATCATGGCCGAGACGCGTCGCTTTTATCCCCATCGCAACCCGCGCCTGGAGCGCCAGCTCCTGCTCGCAGGGGCCGCTGCCGGGCTGTCGGCAGCCTTCAACACGCCGCTGGCCGGCATCATCTTCGCCATCGAGGAGCTGGCGCGCGACTTCGAGAGCCGCACCAACGGCACCATGATCACCGCCGTGGTGTTCTCCGGCCTGACCTCGCTGGCGCTGGCCGGCAACTACCTGTACTTCGGCCAGCTCAACGTGCCGCAGAACTTCCACCTCGCGTTCGTCCTGCCGGTCGTGCTCACTGCCATCGCCTGCGGCCTGCTGGGCGCCGCCTTCAACTGGGCGCTGCTGCGTTGGGAAATCTGGATGCCACGCCCGCTGCAGGCATGGCGCGCGAACAAGCCCCTGCTGTATGCGCTGGTCATCGGCCTGGCCATCGCAGCCCTGGGCGTGGGCACCGGGGGCCAAACCTGGGGCAGCGGCTATGACCAGGCCCGGCACCTGCTCGACGGCGCCGCCCCCCTCAGCGAAGGCTACGCCATCACCAAATGGGCTGCCATGGTCGTCAGCTACATGGCCGGCATCCCCGGCGGCCTGTTCTCCCCCTCCCTGTCCATCGGCGCCGGACTCGCCCAGTGGATCCATGCCGCCTTCGCCTGGGCGCCCATGCCCGCCCTCATCGCCCTGTGCATGACCGGCTACCTCGCCGCCGTCACCCAGTCCCCCCTCACCGCCTTCGTCATCGTCATGGAAATGACCAACGGCACCGGCATGGTCATCCCCATGATGGCCACCGCGCTCCTCGCCTCACGCATCGCCAACCTCTTCACCCCGCCCCTGTACGAAGCCCTCGCCGAAAAAAACTACTTCCCCAAACTCCCAACACCGCCCACGCCTCCCACGCCTTCACATCCCTGA
- a CDS encoding MFS transporter, whose protein sequence is MSAISMPAGDTTALEAAYRKVGWRLIPFLMLCYFVAYLDRVNVGFAQLQMKSDLQFSDAVYGFGAGVFFLGYFLFEVPSNLVLHRVGARIWIARIMITWGMISALTMFIQTPTMFYVARFLLGLAEAGFFPGIILYLTYWYPADRRSQMTAWFMSAVALSGLIGGPVSGWILHHFHGHSGLAGWQWLFLLEGVPAVVLGLAVLVYLDNGIAAARWLTEAEKRLLAGRIDAEAQTKTHVSAWQGMGSPRVWILALVYFSVVMGLYGLGFWLPLMFKTTGVTDPLAIGWLVAIPYGVSIIAMILVGRHADATRERRWHVAIPAALGALGLVLSTLWTTSTVGAVLTLTLATCGIMTVLPLFWSLPTAFLSGTAAAAGIALINALGNLAGFFGPSIVGWVKQATQSTSGGVLVLAGFMVLCASLVLSLPARDINH, encoded by the coding sequence ATGTCGGCCATTTCCATGCCTGCGGGCGACACGACAGCCCTTGAAGCGGCCTACCGCAAGGTGGGCTGGCGGCTGATCCCGTTTTTGATGCTGTGCTATTTCGTGGCCTACCTGGACCGCGTCAATGTCGGCTTCGCGCAGCTGCAGATGAAGTCCGACCTGCAGTTTTCGGACGCCGTCTACGGCTTCGGCGCCGGCGTGTTCTTCCTTGGGTACTTTTTGTTCGAGGTGCCCAGCAACCTCGTGCTGCACCGCGTGGGCGCTCGCATCTGGATTGCCCGCATCATGATCACCTGGGGCATGATCTCGGCGTTGACCATGTTCATTCAGACGCCCACGATGTTCTACGTGGCGCGCTTCCTGCTTGGCCTGGCCGAGGCTGGCTTTTTCCCCGGCATCATTCTGTACCTCACCTACTGGTACCCCGCCGACAGGCGCAGCCAGATGACCGCCTGGTTCATGTCGGCTGTCGCGCTCTCGGGCCTGATCGGCGGCCCCGTGTCCGGCTGGATCTTGCATCATTTTCACGGTCACTCGGGCCTGGCCGGCTGGCAATGGCTGTTCCTGCTCGAAGGCGTGCCGGCCGTCGTGCTGGGTCTTGCGGTGCTCGTGTATCTGGACAACGGGATTGCTGCGGCGCGCTGGCTCACCGAGGCTGAAAAGCGCCTTCTGGCAGGGCGCATTGACGCCGAAGCCCAAACCAAGACCCACGTGTCCGCCTGGCAGGGCATGGGCAGCCCGCGCGTGTGGATTCTGGCTCTGGTGTATTTCTCGGTTGTGATGGGCCTGTATGGGCTGGGGTTTTGGCTTCCGCTGATGTTCAAGACAACCGGGGTGACCGACCCGCTTGCCATCGGCTGGCTGGTGGCCATTCCCTATGGCGTGTCCATCATCGCCATGATCCTGGTCGGCCGCCACGCCGATGCAACACGCGAGCGTCGCTGGCATGTGGCCATCCCCGCAGCGCTGGGTGCGCTGGGGCTTGTGCTGTCCACGCTCTGGACGACGAGCACCGTGGGCGCGGTCCTCACGCTTACCCTTGCCACCTGCGGGATCATGACGGTGCTGCCCCTGTTCTGGAGCCTGCCGACCGCCTTCCTCTCGGGCACGGCAGCCGCCGCCGGCATCGCACTCATCAATGCACTGGGTAATCTGGCCGGCTTTTTCGGGCCCAGCATCGTGGGCTGGGTGAAGCAGGCAACGCAGAGCACAAGCGGCGGCGTCCTGGTGCTGGCCGGGTTCATGGTGCTGTGCGCGTCGCTGGTCCTGAGCCTGCCGGCGCGCGACATCAACCATTGA
- a CDS encoding Dps family protein has translation MSKKDTPKLHATSKNVQIGIADKDRAAIAQGLSHLLADTYTLYLTTHNFHWNVTGPMFNTLHQMFMTQYTELWNAVDPIAERVRALGYAAPGSYTAFGQLTKLDDVPLAPPKAEDMIRILVKGNEAVATTARDLLPLTEKAGDQPTTDLLSARMDIHEKSAWMLRSLLEG, from the coding sequence ATGAGCAAGAAAGACACCCCGAAACTTCACGCCACGTCCAAGAATGTGCAAATCGGCATTGCCGACAAGGACCGGGCGGCCATCGCCCAAGGCTTGTCCCATCTCCTGGCGGACACCTACACGCTGTATCTGACGACCCACAATTTCCACTGGAACGTCACGGGACCCATGTTCAACACCCTGCACCAGATGTTCATGACCCAGTACACGGAACTGTGGAACGCCGTGGATCCCATAGCCGAGCGCGTTCGCGCGCTTGGCTATGCCGCGCCGGGCTCCTACACGGCCTTCGGCCAACTCACCAAGCTGGATGACGTGCCGCTTGCCCCACCCAAAGCCGAGGACATGATCCGCATCCTGGTCAAGGGCAATGAGGCCGTTGCGACCACGGCACGCGACCTGCTGCCGCTGACGGAAAAGGCCGGTGACCAACCCACCACCGACCTCTTGTCCGCGCGCATGGACATCCACGAAAAATCCGCCTGGATGCTGCGTTCCCTGCTCGAAGGCTGA
- the ubiA gene encoding 4-hydroxybenzoate octaprenyltransferase, with the protein MSNRLRLWLDLIRWNRPAGWLLLLWPTLSALWIASGGFPGWLLLTVFTVGTILMRSAGCTINDVADIDFDRHVRRTARRPVTSGAVSPREALAVGAALALAAFCLVLLTNTLATGLSFAALLIAIAYPYTKRWLALPQAYLGVAFSFGIPMAFAAAQGAVPLLAWWLLLGNLFWVLAYDTEYAMVDRADDLKIGIKTSAITFGRMDVAAVMTSYALFLAMWLAAGLQLGLGWPFQLGLLIAGAMAAWHVLLIRNRDPERCFIAFKQNHWLGFAVFAGTVGAYALR; encoded by the coding sequence ATGTCCAATCGTCTTCGCCTTTGGCTCGACCTCATCCGCTGGAATCGCCCTGCGGGCTGGCTCCTTCTGCTATGGCCCACGCTGTCGGCGCTGTGGATCGCTTCCGGTGGGTTTCCCGGCTGGTTGCTGCTGACTGTGTTCACGGTCGGCACCATTCTCATGCGCTCGGCCGGCTGCACCATCAACGATGTCGCCGACATCGATTTCGACCGCCACGTGCGCCGCACCGCGCGCCGTCCGGTCACGAGCGGCGCCGTGTCCCCGCGCGAAGCCCTGGCCGTGGGCGCGGCCCTGGCGCTGGCCGCCTTCTGCCTGGTGCTGCTCACCAATACGCTGGCCACCGGCTTGTCGTTTGCCGCGCTGCTCATTGCGATCGCATACCCCTATACCAAGCGCTGGCTGGCGCTGCCGCAGGCCTACCTGGGCGTTGCCTTCAGCTTTGGCATTCCGATGGCCTTCGCCGCAGCCCAGGGCGCAGTGCCACTCCTGGCGTGGTGGCTGCTGCTTGGCAACCTGTTCTGGGTCCTGGCCTATGACACCGAGTATGCGATGGTCGACCGCGCCGATGATCTGAAAATCGGCATCAAGACCTCAGCCATCACCTTTGGTCGCATGGACGTGGCCGCAGTCATGACCAGCTACGCGCTTTTCCTGGCGATGTGGCTGGCTGCGGGCCTTCAGCTCGGCCTGGGCTGGCCTTTTCAGCTCGGCCTGCTCATTGCAGGCGCCATGGCCGCGTGGCATGTCCTGCTGATCCGCAACCGTGACCCGGAACGCTGCTTCATCGCGTTCAAACAGAACCACTGGCTGGGTTTTGCGGTCTTCGCGGGAACGGTGGGAGCGTACGCACTGCGCTGA
- a CDS encoding Glu/Leu/Phe/Val dehydrogenase, translating to MLQKAIPQNHLSYIDPQADSPWLTYLSQVERVLPYLGDLARWAETLRRPKRALIVDVPIEMDDGSVRHFEGFRVQHNLSRGPGKGGVRYHPQVTLEEVMALAAWMTVKNAAVGLPYGGAKGGIRVEPSGLSHKELERLTRRYTSEIGIIIGPQQDIPAPDVNTNPQIMAWMMDTYSMNIGGTATGVVTGKPIQLGGSLGRVKATGRGVFVTGSEAARRIKLPLQGARVAVQGFGNVGSTAAELFAAAGAKVVAVQDHTGAVLHEPGLDVAALQAHVLAHGGVAGFAGAQAIAAADFWDVPCEILIPAALEGQVTEARARKTTAKLVLEGANGPTLPGADDILSERGVMVVPDVICNAGGVTVSYFEWVQDFSSFFWSEDEINARLDKILGAAFAHIWDTADRLKITLRTAAFVVACERVLQARAERGLYP from the coding sequence ATGCTGCAAAAAGCAATCCCGCAAAACCACCTGTCCTACATCGATCCCCAGGCCGACAGCCCTTGGCTGACCTATCTTTCCCAAGTGGAGCGGGTGCTGCCCTACCTGGGCGATCTGGCGCGTTGGGCCGAAACCCTTCGTCGCCCCAAACGTGCGCTCATCGTGGACGTGCCCATCGAGATGGATGATGGCAGCGTACGGCACTTCGAAGGCTTTCGGGTGCAGCACAACCTGTCGCGCGGGCCGGGCAAGGGTGGTGTGCGCTACCACCCGCAGGTCACGCTGGAAGAGGTGATGGCGCTGGCGGCGTGGATGACGGTGAAAAATGCCGCAGTCGGCCTGCCGTATGGCGGGGCCAAGGGCGGCATCCGCGTGGAGCCCTCGGGACTGTCGCACAAGGAGCTCGAGCGCCTGACGCGGCGCTATACAAGTGAGATCGGCATCATCATCGGGCCGCAGCAGGACATCCCGGCGCCGGACGTGAACACCAACCCGCAGATCATGGCGTGGATGATGGACACCTACTCGATGAACATCGGCGGCACGGCAACGGGCGTGGTCACCGGCAAGCCCATCCAGCTTGGCGGCTCGCTCGGGCGGGTGAAGGCCACCGGGCGCGGCGTGTTCGTCACGGGAAGCGAAGCGGCACGGCGCATCAAGCTGCCCCTGCAAGGCGCGCGCGTGGCCGTGCAGGGGTTTGGCAACGTGGGGTCCACGGCTGCCGAGCTGTTCGCCGCCGCCGGTGCAAAGGTCGTGGCGGTGCAGGACCACACGGGTGCCGTGCTGCATGAGCCGGGGCTGGACGTGGCGGCCCTGCAGGCACATGTGCTGGCGCACGGCGGGGTGGCCGGATTTGCCGGTGCGCAGGCCATTGCCGCAGCGGACTTCTGGGACGTGCCCTGCGAGATCCTGATTCCCGCGGCACTGGAAGGCCAGGTTACCGAGGCGCGGGCGCGCAAGACCACGGCCAAGCTCGTGCTCGAAGGTGCAAACGGTCCCACGCTGCCGGGTGCCGACGATATCCTGAGCGAGCGCGGCGTGATGGTGGTGCCCGACGTGATCTGCAATGCCGGGGGCGTGACCGTGAGCTACTTCGAGTGGGTCCAGGATTTCTCCAGCTTCTTCTGGAGCGAAGACGAGATCAACGCCCGCCTGGACAAGATCCTCGGGGCTGCCTTCGCCCATATCTGGGACACGGCAGACAGGCTCAAGATCACGCTGCGCACGGCTGCCTTCGTCGTGGCATGTGAGCGTGTCCTGCAAGCGCGTGCAGAGCGCGGGCTTTATCCCTGA